Part of the Nicotiana sylvestris chromosome 5, ASM39365v2, whole genome shotgun sequence genome is shown below.
TTTTGTAAGAAGTTTTTTTTCCCTCTCTGGTGCTTGCATTGTAATTTATGTTTATGTTCAGAATCTCATGATTCTATTCCTTATATTTGTGTTACTTAAATatttaatcaaaaaataaataaaaattctcATAGCATATATTGTTAGCttctttaatattttaattcCTGAGTTTCCACTACTAAAGTTTTCCTCCTCCAATTTCTTCGCCCTTTTCTCTTTAGTGATTTTGTCGGTTCATTACTTTAGTATTTTTCTGTTGTCTTTGAATTTCTTTTTAGGTTTGTTGATTCGCGACTTTTGCCTTTGCATTATTCTTCTTATAATATAGCTAATAACCTGAAGATTTAGAAATTGCCTTTCCTCTATTCTGATCTATCTCCTATTAATAAATTTTCGTGGCGTTAAGTGTTTATCATTCGGAAAATCTACTCAAACCCTGTGTTAGAAAAATGGTATAAGCATAGCTTTGTATAGTTTTGTCATCTAAAATCCCTCATTTGGCCATGTAAAGATACAATGGCCAACTGCCAATAAGGCTGGATGTTAACCTGAATAAATAGTCatactacaaaaataaaaagaaagaaaaatactgAAAATAGTCCTTAGCTTGTGAAATTTTTTGCTTTTAGAAATCGATAAAAGAGCAAGGGTCACGACCATAATACATGTATGGAATGGGAAAGCAAATAGAAAGTATGGAATGGGAGAAAGTTAAAAACTAACAAAGGATTACATCGGCATTATAGACAATAGTTATACTGTTAGGAGAAAGAATATTATTTTTTATGCTCTTTTTTATCAATGCTTCAAAAAAAATACTGTTGTTATTTAATACATATGTTTGACATCTCTTATAAATTGACTAATATTTTAAAGGAGTAATACAAGCCACAATGTCAATACTAAACATAACTCACCAGATCTATGTAGTACCTGCAGTTAGATCTTGCAGGGATACCTTGAAGTCTTCGTTGAATGAAATGCCTCACTGTCGATTAGTCCGAAGTACCGACTTTATCTTATTCAAATATGTTTAAAAAAAAGctatgaaaaaaggaaaaatatagtGGTAATATCTCACTAAACATGCTAATTCATCATTTTCAAAGCACTTAAGAGAGATATAGATTGCATCTATTCTTTCGTCAATACACGACGGTGTATGCTTACATACAGTAAACAATAAGTAGCACAGAGAAGACTAAGACTAGCAATAAATCAGGAAAAATTATTGATACTAAAACCTTGCACGAAAAGAAGTCTTAATATAGATAAACTCAACAAAGCTATCCCCCAAAAGTCCTCTACTTAGATAAACGTTATCATTCACACACTGACAGCTTAGCAAAAATAAAAGTGACTTAGTATCCATCATTGTCTCTAGCTTGACCATAGCCGCCACCAAATCCaccaccggaaccgccaaaaCCTCCGCTTCGAGGAGCTCTCTCTTGGGCAATACTAACACGAATATTCCTTCCCTGGAGTTCCTGCAAGGACATAATGTATGATCAGTGCCATGACGAATAAAGTAAAGCAGTTAACGGAAACAACAATATATAGCCACGACTGATAAAGTAAACATGACTTGCGCCAACAGGACCAAGTCTTCTGATATTTCCCTAATGAAATTTACCTGACCATCCATTGCCTTAATAGCCTCATTGGCACATTCATCATCTGAGAAGTTCACAAATCCAAATCCCCTTGATCTGCCAGAATCTCTGTCAACGATTACCCTTGCTGGACCAAAAAAAAAACACAGTTCCTGAGTATTCAAACACTAGCGTAAACTGAGCAGCAAGCTAAGAGTAACAGTTCAGAGGAACCAAAACTACAATTGCAACTCCAAACTTAACAATTCCTACCCCATCTCAACCAAGAAAGAGAGGTAATAACTTACCTGACAaaacaaattcacaataaaccaTAGTACTGCAAAGCTCCCTGCCCAATCACTAGGTAAGCTACAACTTAAAACTAAAGATTAACAAATCTGAACTGCTCAATTTACcccaaaaaaaaatgtaaaacccCCTGTTCAAGAGCTGCTGAAAGCCCATCAAAATTTCCATCAGTATGGTCTTTATTGAGAACTTAAACCCATAAACTTATACAGAAAAACCACACTACAATGAGTATAAACGGACACACAGGGCATGATCTACAGATCCTTCATAAACTACAATGATACCACATTATTATGTGAGCTTACTTTTCACTATGTTTATTCAAACGATGTCCGCAGAGATAAGAAAACTATTGAAAATAAAGCAGCAGACATCTGCCCCTGGAGCTTACCATCAACAACATCACCAAAGGTAGCAAAGGCATCTCTCAGAGACTGATCATCAGTTCCCCATGAAAGACCTACAAAATATATGGATGAATAAGCAAATACATACATGTTGCACAAAATTATCAGCTGGTAACTACAACCAGTAAGAATTTTAAAAGACTATTCGAAACATACCACCAACGAAAAGCTTCGTCGACATGCACCGGACGGCATCAAGCATTGACGGCATTGGTGATGTTGCACTTACTGCATTTCCAGAAATGCTCTGCCTCAAAAGACCACCGAGTTTGTTGTAGAAAGCCATTTGTGCAGATAAATTGACAAATCTACACGTACAATTGAAGTCGAGACATCAATAACCAGCTATTGGAGTATCATAAAATGAAAACCCAGGAACACACAATCACTTAAAAAATGTCAAATAAGATATCAAGAAATCATGTGTTCAGATTGTGTGAATTTATCAAGTCAGTTGATTTAAAGAGCATAACAATcataaaaagtaagaaaaaaataGAACCATGAACGATAATTAAGCAATTGGAACAGAGTTATATTATAGGCACTAATTGCGGAAACTTGACTTTTTCTAGTTCCTGCTATGCAGCAACAGTGAATCCTTAGAAAACCAAACCCCAAAATGTGTGATGTTTATTCCCCACATATCTGGCCTAATGTCCAGGGGCGGATGTAGCTTACAAGCTACAAGTTTAACCGGATTCAGtatttttttcctttgttttttcaAATAACATTGATATATATGTGAGAATCATTAAACTCTAACAAATAATATATattgaacccataattttaaacGTAAAATAAGTTTGGTCTTAAGTTTTTATATAAGCTTAACCTATCAAGTTTAATTCTTGGATCCACCTCCGCTAACATATTAATTCAAAGAAGTCACTGAATGAAGAAGCAGATGTGTGATGTTATATTCCCCGCATATCTGGCCTAATGTATTAATTCAAAGAATACACAAAATCCAAAGGAAATGCTGATTTTGTACAGTACATATTTTATTTTAGTAATATGACACTTCTCAAAGGAGAATAGTACAAAACAACACGAGATTGGTAAACAACGAGGTGATCTTATTCATATTGTAAGTGGGCATATGAGATCATTTCCTCAAAATTTCAAAGAAAATGCTTTTATTCTAATTTACAAATTAAAAAACTAGCACCACAACATCCATTAGTCTTGCgcaaaaaaaatatgaaagaaaTCACAGCAAATAAACACTAATATCAGGAGCGGAGCTAGCCCTGCGGTCAAACCCGGTAGCTTTGTCCAACCCTATATTTGTTTTAAGAAATCCATTGAGTatattataaataactaatttagaacTCAATAGCTTAAACGAACTAGAACATAAGCTTCAAATCCTGTTACACCTATAACTAATACTGACCTAGCATACAATATGCAAAGAAATTACACCAATCATAATTAGGATCAGAACAAAGCAGCAGCAGCACCAACACCAACACCAACACCAACAccaacaccaacaacaacaacaacaccaacaCCAACACCAACAACACCAACACCAACACCAACAACACCAACACCAACACCAACACCAACACCAACACCAACACCAACACCAACACCAACACCAAcaccaccaacaacaacaacaacaacaaagcgTATCACAAAAACTCGGCTAACTAATACTGACCTAGCATACAATATGCAAAGAAATTACACCAATCATAATTAGGATCAGAACAAAGCAGCAGCAGCACCAACaccaccacccccaccaccaacaacaacaacaacaacaaagggcagagaggctgtttccaggagaaaCTCGGCTAGGATCAGAACAAAGCGTTAAAGAGAAAGCATTCATAATTATTAAAAGTAAGAGCCTCACAAAAACTGTATCACAAGACCAGACAACTAGAAATGTTAGATCAAAAAGCTAATTATAACAAAAAATTGAATAATGAAACGGGGAAAAAAGGATTTGGATCCAGTTTAAAAGAGATATACCTGAGGAAAGAGAGTTTTTGAGGGTTTaaggagagagagaaacaaatgaGGAGCGGCTAGGGTTTAAGCCACTTCTCAATGCAGATACAGAAAAGGATATAAAGGCGGTGATCGTTGAGGAAAAATATCTTTGGCCTTTTTATAGCCTCATGACTGCTTCGAGGTGTTGTACGTTTTGCGAAACCATAGTCTCATTTGGGTCATATTTgatggcaaaatacataagttgtcaGCTGACATATGGCCCAAATTCCCCTTACATATTTTTTGTGGATGATAATAATATTATACACGTAATCTTTCTAAAGTGTATCTAGTACACATTATTTTTTTTGATCAGCTTTTCAAAATATGTTTAATATCACGCACCAATAATATTGTGACACGTgtcaaaacagaaagaaaatacactAAAATACCTAATTTACACCATAATtaaaatttcttctttaaaaaaagaaaaagtaaataaaaatgaTCCCCCTTTCCCGCTTTTAGTAATTCCTCCCCCCCGGCCCCAACCCACTTAATCATCTTCTCCACAATCTTTCCACCATTAACGCCATAGTTAGTAGCACCGTGTCCCATTTCTCAATATTGTCAATGGAGCTTGATTCTTAGAGATGAATAAGAGCTAAAGATGCTCATCTTgttctacaaaaaaaaaattatttttattaaaatcaccATTGTCATAACAGTACCTCTATCGCCATTAATTTTTAGAGCAAAATCCACAAACACTATAAACCCCCTTTTCAAACCcattcaattaaaaaaaaatgaagtcAAAGAAAGAATCAACAGatctgaaaataaattataaaaaaaatatagagaaACTAGTCATTGATTTCATTAGCAGATCTGAAAGGATTAAATCTTGGAGGAGATGACTAATAATTTAGAACTTGGATCTAGCTCTACAATTATTGTTGTGTTTTAGAGTTTAATCTATGGAGAAGACAAAGTGGGTGGCCAGGGGAAGAGGAAAACGTGTGGGGTGGTAGGGTGTGGAAAATGGACCAAATTATCTAGAGATGAAATagttaaaaatagaaaaagaagaattgACTCAAAAAAAGTTTAAAAGTAAAAAAGGCTGGACATATGGCATTTAAGTAATGATTAAGACCCAAAAGTTTTACATTCACCCGCCTCTTTTACGTGTAAAATGCGCGCGCGCCATCTGTCAAATGTGGTGTGTACTAGATACACTTTAGAAATGTTGTGTGTGTAATATTATTATCGTCCACAGAAAGTGTGTAAGGGGGATTGGGTCATAGATCAGGtggcaacttatgtattttgcctatttTGATTGTTATAGAGAGCATGTATTTTAACATAGCATGAAAATcgattccaaaaaaaaattgacTTTTATAATACATGGTCGTTATATAGCGATGATGTTATATAAAAGTTTGACTGTATTTGTATTAGAAAGTTATAGAATATTTCTAAATAT
Proteins encoded:
- the RGP-3 gene encoding glycine-rich RNA-binding protein 2, mitochondrial-like isoform X1, whose amino-acid sequence is MAFYNKLGGLLRQSISGNAVSATSPMPSMLDAVRCMSTKLFVGGLSWGTDDQSLRDAFATFGDVVDARVIVDRDSGRSRGFGFVNFSDDECANEAIKAMDGQELQGRNIRVSIAQERAPRSGGFGGSGGGFGGGYGQARDNDGY